The following proteins come from a genomic window of Pyxidicoccus sp. MSG2:
- a CDS encoding APC family permease — MPASATAPAAPQDRPVGPLQLLALGVNGIVGVGIFFAPAEVAAQAPGAAAILAFALTGLALVPVAFAFAVLGRRFDADGGPVLFARTAFGERASFLVGWVAYVSAFLSTSAVVAGLSQALAPSLGLEGPLGQRALSSVLATVLAGVVASGIRVSARAWTALTVLKLLPLAALLVAFLAVAGSGPVPVVAAGATDTAWLRAGLTVMFAYQGFEIVPVIAGQVRSSSRSVPLATVGSLLVAVLFYVGLAWACVAALPGLATSPAPLAASAGVWGGARLEWWVGAGTSISALGICLGMMVTTPRYLSALASGERTLFGLDGMSPAGVPVRALAVTWALVLLFVNLGNLSELFALSSIAVLMQYGVTAAALATLAFRRERGLKPLHAVLAVPTLVLGLTLVAYGATVREAATTALTVVAGLVLLRVARPRSAGASATAGS; from the coding sequence GTGCCCGCCTCCGCAACCGCCCCCGCCGCGCCGCAGGACCGCCCCGTTGGCCCGCTCCAATTGCTGGCGCTCGGCGTCAACGGCATCGTCGGGGTGGGCATCTTCTTCGCCCCCGCCGAGGTCGCTGCCCAGGCGCCCGGCGCGGCCGCCATCCTCGCCTTCGCCCTCACGGGGCTGGCGCTGGTGCCGGTGGCCTTCGCCTTCGCGGTGCTGGGTCGCCGCTTCGACGCGGACGGCGGGCCGGTGCTCTTCGCGAGGACGGCCTTCGGCGAGCGGGCCTCCTTCCTCGTGGGCTGGGTGGCCTATGTCAGCGCCTTCCTGAGCACCTCCGCGGTGGTGGCCGGGCTGTCGCAGGCCCTGGCGCCCTCGCTGGGTCTGGAAGGACCGTTGGGGCAGCGCGCCCTGTCGTCCGTCCTCGCCACGGTGCTCGCGGGCGTGGTGGCCTCGGGCATCCGCGTGTCGGCGCGGGCGTGGACGGCGCTCACGGTGCTGAAGTTGCTGCCGCTGGCCGCGCTGCTCGTGGCCTTCCTCGCGGTGGCGGGCTCGGGCCCCGTGCCGGTGGTGGCCGCGGGCGCCACCGACACCGCGTGGCTGCGCGCGGGGCTGACGGTGATGTTCGCGTACCAGGGCTTCGAAATCGTCCCGGTGATTGCCGGCCAGGTGCGCTCGTCCTCGCGCAGCGTGCCGTTGGCCACGGTGGGCTCGCTGCTGGTGGCGGTGCTCTTCTACGTGGGGCTCGCCTGGGCGTGTGTCGCGGCGCTGCCGGGGCTGGCCACGTCCCCGGCGCCGCTGGCCGCGTCGGCGGGTGTCTGGGGCGGGGCGAGGCTCGAGTGGTGGGTGGGGGCGGGCACCAGCATCTCCGCGCTCGGCATCTGCCTGGGGATGATGGTGACGACGCCGCGCTACCTGTCGGCCCTGGCGTCGGGCGAGCGCACGCTCTTCGGCCTGGACGGCATGTCCCCGGCGGGCGTGCCCGTGCGGGCGCTGGCCGTCACCTGGGCGCTGGTGCTGCTCTTCGTCAACCTGGGCAACCTGTCGGAGCTCTTCGCGCTCTCCAGCATCGCGGTGCTGATGCAGTACGGCGTCACCGCCGCCGCGCTGGCCACGCTGGCCTTCCGGCGCGAGCGCGGCCTGAAGCCGCTGCATGCCGTATTGGCCGTGCCCACGCTGGTGCTGGGGCTGACGCTGGTGGCGTACGGGGCCACCGTGCGAGAGGCCGCCACCACCGCGCTGACGGTGGTGGCGGGCCTGGTGCTGCTGCGCGTCGCGAGGCCCCGGAGCGCCGGAGCCTCGGCGACGGCGGGTTCCTAG